One Caretta caretta isolate rCarCar2 chromosome 6, rCarCar1.hap1, whole genome shotgun sequence genomic region harbors:
- the GPR135 gene encoding G-protein coupled receptor 135 produces MEPPSASPGLLSALSRAGANESGGAAEEAGWSGAALASQALLLALIFALSALGNGAVVLVIARHRQLRTVTNAFVLSLSLSELLGALLCLPLAFLRLLSRPRGAWLSGQRLCLASAALHAGLGIAATLTMALLSFDRYCAIVRQPRRKMGRRRAAQLLAAAWLAALGFAAPWYLLAQAAGAGHGAGAGRCTYVLLPWGSSRLGPPYSAALIVLCYLLPFALMCFCHYNICRAVRLSESRVRPLTTYGHLLRCYGEMRTATTVLIMIVSIICCWGPYCVLGLAAAAGHLPFSPTVDAVASWMAWANGAINPLVYAARNPNIAMLLGRSREGGYRTRNNVAASLAARGQRLEARGRAEPGRERCARQRPGGHAASTLSSSSPASGGEVAVWACKNPAVLFCRDAQPGAAAQPALPPKSDTADTSL; encoded by the coding sequence ATGGAGCCGCCGTCGGCGAGCCCGGGGCTGCTGAGCGCCCTGTCCCGGGCGGGGGCCAATGAGAGCGGCGGGGCGGCGGAGGAGGCGGGCTGGTCGGGCGCGGCGCTGGCCTCGCAGGCGCTGCTGCTGGCGCTGATCTTCGCCCTCTCGGCGCTGGGCAACGGGGCCGTGGTGCTGGTGATCGCCCGGCACCGGCAGCTGCGCACCGTCACCAACGCCTTCGTGCTGTCGCTGTCGCTCTCCGAGCTGCTGGGCGCGCTGCTCTGCCTGCCCCTCGCCTTCCTGCGCCTGCTCAGCCGCCCGCGCGGCGCCTGGCTCTCCGGCCAGCGCCTGTGCCTGGCCAGCGCCGCCCTGCACGCCGGCCTGGGCATCGCCGCCACCCTCACCATGGCGCTGCTCTCCTTCGACCGCTACTGCGCCATCGTGCGCCAGCCGCGCCGCAAGATGGGCCGCCGCCGCGCCGCCCAGCTGCTGGCCGCCGCCTGGCTGGCGGCGCTCGGCTTCGCCGCGCCCTGGTACCTGCTGGCCCAGGCGGCGGGCGCGGGCCACGGGGCCGGCGCGGGCCGCTGCACCTACGTGCTGCTGCCCTGGGGCTCGTCGCGGCTGGGCCCGCCCTACAGCGCGGCGCTGATCGTGCTCTGCTACCTGCTGCCCTTCGCCCTCATGTGCTTCTGCCACTACAACATCTGCCGGGCCGTGCGCCTCTCCGAGAGCCGGGTGCGGCCGCTCACCACCTACGGCCACCTGCTGCGCTGCTACGGGGAGATGCGCACCGCCACCACCGTGCTCATCATGATCGTCTCCATcatctgctgctgggggcccTACTGCGTCCTGGGGCTGGCGGCCGCCGCCGGCCACCTGCCCTTCTCGCCCACCGTGGACGCCGTGGCCAGCTGGATGGCCTGGGCCAACGGCGCCATCAACCCGCTCGTCTACGCCGCCCGCAACCCCAACATCGCCATGCTGCTGGGCCGCAGCCGCGAGGGCGGCTACCGGACTAGGAACAACGTGGCCGCTTCCCTGGCCGCCCGGGGCCAGCGCCTGGAGGCCCGCGGCCGGGCCGAGCCAGGCCGGGAGCGCTGTGCCCGGCAGCGGCCCGGCGGCCACGCCGCcagcaccctctcctcctccagcccgGCCAGCGGCGGCGAGGTGGCCGTGTGGGCCTGCAAGAACCCGGCCGTGCTCTTCTGCCGCGACGCGCAGCCCGGCGCGGCCGCCCAGCCTGCCCTGCCGCCCAAATCCGACACGGCCGATACCAGCCTCTGA